A section of the Phaseolus vulgaris cultivar G19833 chromosome 8, P. vulgaris v2.0, whole genome shotgun sequence genome encodes:
- the LOC137827070 gene encoding L-ascorbate oxidase-like, which translates to MSKSNTTMSLRGVILWCVWLCLLQLSLGAVRHYKLDVKYRYGEPDCKEQVVMGINGQFPGPTIRAKAGDTLHIAVTNKLVTEGTVIHWHGIRQYGTPWADGTASISQCAISPGETFHYRFTVDKAGTYFYHGHYGMQRTAGLYGFLIVDLAKGKKEAFDYDGEFNLLLSDWWHQSTHEQQLALSSIPFRWINEPQSLLMNGRGQYNCSLAANVMNTSLSQCKFKGNEECAPQIFHVHPNKTYRIRIASATSLASLNLAIGNHKLVVVEADGNYVKPFTVNDIDIYSGESYSVLLTTNQDPKKNYWISIGVRGRKPNTPQGLTILNYKTISASIFPTSPPPITPQWDDYNHSKTFTYKIIARKGTRKPPQHYDRRLLLLNTQNLVGGYTKWAINNVSLVLPSTPYLGSIKFNVNGSFDTKSPPDTFSEDHDIYKPPLNPNSNIGNGVYMFQLNQVVDVILQNANVMKGQNSEIHPWHLHGHNFWVLGYGDGKFQQGDERKFNLKNPPLRNTAVIFPYGWTALRFKADNPGVWAFHCHIQPHLYMGMGVIFAEAVLNVKKIPREALACGLLRKVLINKKHN; encoded by the exons ATGAGCAAAAGCAACACAACAATGAGCTTAAGAGGTGTAATCTTGTGGTGTGTTTGGTTGTGTTTGTTGCAACTATCACTGGGAGCTGTGAGGCACTACAAGTTAGATGTGAAGTACAGATATGGTGAGCCAGATTGCAAAGAGCAAGTTGTGATGGGAATCAATGGTCAGTTTCCAGGCCCAACCATAAGAGCAAAAGCTGGAGACACCCTTCATATTGCTGTCACCAATAAGCTTGTCACAGAGGGAACAGTTATTCACTGGCATGGAATTAGACAG TATGGAACGCCTTGGGCAGATGGAACTGCTTCCATTTCTCAGTGTGCTATATCCCCCGGAGAAACTTTTCATTACAGATTCACAGTTGACAAG GCTGGTACATACTTCTACCATGGACACTATGGTATGCAGAGAACAGCAGGGTTGTATGGTTTTCTAATAGTGGATTTAGCAAAGGGAAAGAAAGAAGCATTTGATTATGATGGTGAGTTCAACCTTCTTTTGAGTGATTGGTGGCACCAAAGCACACATGAACAGCAGCTTGCTCTCTCCTCCATTCCTTTCAGATGGATTAATGAACCTCAG TCTCTGCTTATGAATGGAAGAGGACAATACAATTGTTCCTTGGCAGCTAATGTTATGAACACCTCCTTGTCCCAATGTAAGTTCAAAGGCAATGAAGAATGTGCACCCCAGATTTTTCATGTTCATCCAAACAAGACCTACAGAATTAGAATTGCTAGTGCAACTTCCTTAGCATCTCTCAACTTGGCCATTGGG AATCACAAATTGGTGGTGGTGGAAGCTGATGGAAACTATGTGAAACCATTTACTGTTAATGACATAGATATATATTCTGGTGAATCCTATTCAGTCCTCCTCACAACAAATCAAGATCCAAAGAAGAACTATTGGATTTCAATTGGTGTTAGAGGAAGAAAACCTAACACTCCACAAGGGTTAACTATACTAAACTACAAAACAATATCTGCTTCAATTTTCCCCACTTCTCCACCACCAATCACACCTCAATGGGATGATTACAATCATAGCAAGACATTCACATACAAAATTATTGCACGAAAGGGAACCAGAAAACCTCCTCAACACTATGATCGTAGGCTTCTCCTTCTTAATACACAAAACCTTGTCGGTGGATACACTAAATGGGCCATCAACAATGTCTCCTTAGTATTGCCATCAACTCCATACCTAGGCTCTATTAAGTTTAATGTCAATGGTTCCTTTGACACAAAAAGCCCCCCAGACACTTTCTCAGAGGATCACGACATCTACAAGCCTCCCTTGAATCCTAATTCAAACATTGGTAATGGGGTTTACATGTTCCAGTTAAACCAAGTGGTGGATGTGATACTCCAAAATGCTAATGTAATGAAGGGGCAAAATAGTGAGATTCACCCTTGGCATTTGCATGGGCATAACTTTTGGGTTTTGGGGTATGGAGATGGGAAGTTTCAACAGGGTGATGAGAGGAAATTCAACTTGAAGAACCCACCATTGAGGAACACTGCAGTGATATTCCCGTATGGTTGGACTGCTTTGAGGTTCAAGGCAGATAATCCTGGTGTTTGGGCCTTCCATTGTCACATTCAACCTCATTTGTACATGGGAATGGGTGTAATTTTTGCTGAGGCTGTTCTAAATGTTAAGAAAATACCTCGTGAAGCTCTAGCATGTGGCCTTCTAAGGAAGgtgttaataaataaaaagcaCAACTAA